Proteins co-encoded in one Stenotrophomonas maltophilia genomic window:
- a CDS encoding T6SS effector BTH_I2691 family protein yields MSVLVAWLRHDLLLATLEDFDGQSAAQGVWFEEIITDAIAVLGMHEIGRTLLTELAGDLAVTGRSSLLWRVIAQNQDAARLELQQTLKAAEAGANTVLSAAGASWAAFVSGTAHLKTFISNYRKIEAAQKEAVPSTASARILRNSGIDRFVTTTGAFLLNRFPMKGIQDTAGNAMVRFVLLTRALMERDEAVSLVAEELSSGQQGKRYFLERIQFYRAKGSALPMQFALRDLELHHGALAMRTRWQAAAESSRNVVRLNSLTGVLEMVNFIHLATKVDKQTRDYATLLASGMSLVAVYTGVHEAVAKEFFGVGSASAIRMKVAGSVMAGAGSFIGAYYSLSDFKDRLEDERHWTAAALLMKAALTSAIGTANFLTALAYSSPVVERHLGRNSLSLGLRGLRAGLEAAAAKEGEFALSSQAMKRLGSWILRLSGWEIALALIVIEVRVWAISPSDLEKWCESNVFGRGASKVLGTGSGSRNRQVAVLKQKDAFDKAIGKVAARSQL; encoded by the coding sequence ATGTCGGTGCTGGTTGCGTGGCTGCGCCATGATCTTCTCCTCGCAACGCTGGAGGACTTTGATGGTCAATCTGCGGCGCAGGGAGTGTGGTTCGAGGAGATCATCACCGACGCCATCGCGGTGCTTGGCATGCACGAGATCGGCCGAACGCTGTTGACTGAACTGGCTGGCGATCTGGCTGTGACCGGAAGATCGTCCTTGCTGTGGCGAGTCATTGCACAGAACCAGGACGCTGCCCGGCTGGAGCTGCAGCAGACGCTCAAGGCGGCTGAGGCTGGGGCCAACACCGTGCTGTCCGCTGCAGGTGCGAGCTGGGCGGCCTTTGTGTCCGGGACGGCGCATCTGAAGACCTTCATCTCCAACTATCGCAAGATTGAGGCTGCGCAGAAGGAGGCAGTGCCATCCACCGCCAGTGCCCGCATCCTTCGCAACAGCGGCATTGATCGATTTGTCACCACCACCGGCGCGTTCCTGCTGAATCGATTCCCGATGAAGGGCATCCAGGATACCGCCGGCAATGCCATGGTCCGGTTCGTGCTTCTGACGCGGGCGTTGATGGAGCGCGATGAGGCCGTCAGCCTGGTGGCCGAAGAACTGAGCAGCGGCCAGCAGGGCAAGCGTTACTTCCTGGAGCGTATCCAGTTCTATCGCGCCAAGGGCAGCGCGCTGCCGATGCAGTTCGCACTTCGGGACCTGGAGCTGCATCACGGTGCGCTGGCGATGCGCACGCGTTGGCAGGCTGCGGCAGAAAGCAGCCGCAACGTGGTGCGCCTGAACTCGCTGACCGGCGTGCTGGAAATGGTGAACTTCATCCATCTGGCCACGAAGGTGGACAAGCAGACGCGAGACTATGCGACGTTATTGGCTTCTGGAATGTCGCTTGTGGCTGTGTATACCGGTGTACACGAGGCGGTGGCGAAGGAGTTTTTTGGTGTGGGTAGCGCCAGTGCCATACGGATGAAGGTTGCCGGAAGTGTGATGGCCGGGGCGGGTAGTTTTATTGGGGCGTACTACAGTCTGTCGGACTTTAAAGATCGACTTGAGGATGAGCGGCACTGGACTGCTGCGGCTTTGCTGATGAAGGCGGCGCTAACATCGGCGATCGGTACTGCGAATTTTCTCACCGCGCTAGCTTATTCATCTCCCGTAGTTGAGCGCCATTTGGGGCGAAATTCGTTGAGCTTGGGCCTTCGTGGATTGAGGGCTGGGCTAGAGGCTGCCGCCGCGAAGGAAGGGGAGTTCGCTCTGTCTAGTCAGGCTATGAAACGCCTTGGTAGTTGGATATTGCGCCTGAGCGGCTGGGAGATTGCATTGGCATTGATTGTGATTGAGGTGAGGGTGTGGGCTATCAGTCCGAGCGATCTCGAGAAGTGGTGTGAGTCCAACGTATTCGGGAGGGGAGCTAGTAAAGTTCTGGGCACGGGTAGCGGCAGCAGGAACAGACAAGTGGCCGTTCTGAAGCAGAAG